The Paramicrobacterium fandaimingii DNA segment GGATCACGACGCGGTGCCCATTTACCGAGATTCGGCCGCTGGAACTGCGATCGGCTCCGAAGATCATGCGACACAACTCGGTTCTGCCCGCACCAATCAGCCCGACGAGCCCAACGACTTCGCCCGCGCGGACACTCAGGTCGACAGGGCCGATTCCCGCACCGTTCGTAAGCCCCTCGACGTCCAAGACCACCTGAGCTGGCGCGCGATCCTCATGGACGTAGAGGTTGTCCACATCCCTGCCGACCATGCGCTGCACGACGTGCTCTGGGGTGATCTCGCCCCGCATCGTGGAACTCACCCACTTGCCATCGCGAAGAACGGTGATGCGATCGGACAGCTGCCAGACCTCCTCCATGCGATGGCTGATGTATGCCAACGCCATTCCCTCTGAACGCATCTCGTCAACGAGGGCGAACAGGCGTTTGGCCTCGCTTTGCGACAACGCGGCCGTCGGCTCGTCGAGAACGAGCACCTTTGCGTCTTCGGCAATGGCGCGCGCAATCTCGACCATCTGCTGCATTCCGATGGTCAGCCGATTCAACGGCTGGTCCACCGAAATGTCGACACCGATTCGGTTCAGCTTCTCGCGAGCGGAACTGCGCAGCGACTTTCGATCGAGCACCGCACCGAACTTTTTCGGCTCTTGACCAAGCGCAAGATTCTCTGCAACGGTCATGTCGCCGACCGTGTTGAGCTCCTGGTGAATTATCGCGATGCCTTTGGTCAACGCATCACGTGGATTCTGGAAGGTCACGGCGTCCCCGTTGAGGCTGATGCTCCCAGAGTCAGGCGTGTAGACACCCGACAGAATCTTCATCAACGTGGATTTACCCGCGCCGTTCTCTCCCATCACCGCGTGAACTTCGCCAGCGTGCAGGTCAAGGTGCACGTCATCGAGGGCGACGGCACCTCCAAACCGTTTGGATATGCCTGACATCGTCAAGAGCGGTTGACTCATGTTCTGCTCCATTGTCATAGTCCGACCGCGTGACGACCCCGGCGCGTGGCCGGGGCCACTGCGTCTCTACTTCCAGCCGTCGTACTCGTCGAGCTTCTCGCGTGTGACGATCGAACTCGGAACGAGCACGAGGTCGTCATCGAGCGTCTCGCCCTTTCGTAGCTTCACGGCCATCTCAAGCCCCGTCGTTCCCAACAGGTACGGGTCTTGAGCAGCCGTTGCAATGAACTGGCTGTCGTCTTTGCCCATCTCGGCGACGGCCTCAGGGGATCCGTCGACGCCGGTGACCGCGATATCGGTCTTCCCCGCCTGCTGAGCCGCGAGTACGGCTCCCAGAGCTGTGGGGTCGTTCACGCCGAAGATACCCACAACGTCTGGGTGCGCCGTCAGCATGTCTGTGGTCAGCGTCAGAGCTTTCTCTCTGCCGTTGTCCCCGTTCTGCGTCGCGACGACCTTCACGTCTGGGTTCTCGTCAAGAACGTTCTGGCACCCTTCCATTCGATCTTGGATCGATGTGATGGGCGTTCCGTCGACGATCAGAATGTTGCCCGCACCGCCGATGTCATCGACGAGTGCCTGGCACGAGATCTCGCCGGCCTGTACGTTGTCTGTCGTCACGGTGGCCTGAGCGCCTTTCGCGCCAACGTCGACAGCCACGACAGTGATTCCCGCGTCAATAGCGCGGTCAACAGCGGGTCCGATGCCCTCGGAATCGACGGCGTTCAGAAGCAAGACATCGAGACCTTGCTGAATGAACGCGTCGATCTGGTCGTTTTGCGCTGCAAGATCCTGGCGTCCGTCTTGAGCTGTGTATGTCGCTCCCAGCTCTTCTGCGGCGGCTTTCACGCCATTGTTCATCGAGGCGAAAAACGGGTTGCTGAGGTCTTGCACCATCAGCGCGACAGACTCGACCTTGCCGTCGGTGTCCCCTCCCGCTTCCAAGTCGCTCGTGCAGCCGGTCAAGGACACCGCCGCGATTGAGACTGCTCCGATAAGAAACAGCGACTTCGTTGTCTTCATGCTCACTCCCTCGTCAAGCAAAACTGGCACTTCGCGAGACAACGTTGTCTGGATAGAATCCAAACCACCGAACGTTGCCGTTCGAACAAACTATAGTCGGTGAGACATCGTTGTCTAGAGGAAGTTTATGGAGTCGAAACATTCGCGCAGGCGCGCAACCATCGGAGATGTGGCTGCCCGCGCAGGCGTGAGCATCAAGACAGTCTCGCGGGTCGTCAATGGGGTGACGACCGTGAATCCGGAGCTTGCCGAGCGCGTTCGGGCCGCTGCGGCAGCGCTCTCGTACCGCGCCAACCCCGCAGCATCCGCTCTGAGAACGGGCGCGCCGTCTCGCACAATCGGACTGCTCATCAAAGACCTCAACAATGACTTCTACGCGGCGATCGCCTCGGCGATCGCCGACGTCGCCCGTGCGAACGGAGCTCAGCTGATCACAGCTCCGTCTGGCGAGGATGTCACCGATGAACGGGTGGTTGTTCGAGATCTGGTGCGCCGTCGACTCGATGGACTGCTTATCGTTCCCACCAGCGGCGATCAATCCGCCCTGGCGCAGGAAATCGATCCCCATATTCCCGTCGTCTATCTCGATCGGCGCCCGGAAGGCATCGAGGCAGACAGCGTCGTGCTCGACAACGTGAACGGTGCACGTGAGGCGGTCTTCGCCCTCATCAATGACGGCCACACCCGAATCGCGGGCCTCTTCGACACTCTGAACATGCCGACGATGCACGAGAGATTGCGCGGACTCAAGGACGCCTTCGTCGCTGCCGGACTGCAGCACGATGACGGTCTCATCGCGACGGATCTGGCAACACCGGATGCCGCGTTCGCCGCCACCTCGACGATGCTCGAGCGAGACGACCCTCCCACCGCCTTCTTCTGCGGAAACAATCGCTCAGGCATCGGGGCGCTCCGCGCTCTGTGGGCGAACGGACGCTCAGAGCCGCTTGTCACGTTCGACGACTTCGAGCTCTCAGACCTGATGCCCCGTGATTTCTCCGTCGTGAGCTATGACAAGCATTCGATCGGGCGTTTGGGCGCCGAGCTGCTCTTTCGCCGAATCGACGGCGAGCAGTTCGAACCGCAATCGATCGTGCTGCCGACCCACCGAGAGAAGCGAGGAGTGGCATGACCGCCGAAGGCGATGCGTCGACATTCACCCCCGTCTTTCTCGGGGCGAATCAGCCTGCTGCGCGGTTCTATGACGGGGGCGCCAAGATCTCCCGGTTTCGGTCGACGGAGGCGTCAGCTCCATTCACCCCGGAAGACTGGGTGGCATCGACGACATCGCTCTTCGGCGAGCACGATCTCGGGCTCACGGTGCTGCCAAACGGGCAGCTGCTGCGCGACGCAATCAGCACCAACCCCGTTGCATGGTTGGGCGACGAGCATGTGCGCAGCTACGGTCCCGACTCCATGCTGCTCGTCAAGCTTCTCGACGCCGGAGAGCGACTTCCCGTGCACATCCACCCCGGCGGGGTGTTCGCGCGGGCGCACCTTGGCGCCCGGCATGGCAAAGCAGAGGCCTGGCACATCCTCGACGCGGGCGAGATTCACCTGGGATTTCGCCGCAGCGTTCGCCCCGACGAGATTCGGGACTGGGTCGACAGACAAGACGTGGCGGCGATGCTCGATGCCATGCACCGCGTTCAGGTGAACGTCGGCGATTTCATCTTCGTTCCTGCCGGGGTGCCGCACGCGATCGGCAAGGGTGTCTTTCTCGTCGAAGTCCAGGAGCCCGCAGACATGTCGATTCTGCTGGAGTGGGACGGTTACGATCTCGACGGGCCCCGGGACGGGCATCTCGGGCTCGGGTTCGATCGTGCGCTGGAAGCCGTCGCCGCAGAGGCGTTCACCATGGGCGAGATCAACCAGCTCGTCACACGAGCGGATGCCGGAAACACGCTCCCGGCCTCGGCGGACAGCTACTTTCGCGCGGAGACCCTGCGCGTTGAGCAACCTCAGCGTGTGGATGCCGGCTTCGGCATTCTCATCTCTCTCGAGGGCGCCGGAACGATCACCACAGCCACCGGATTTCACGCCCCCATTGCGCGCGGCGACACGGTTGTGATTCCCCACGGATGCGGGGCCGTCACGCTTTCTGGAGCATCCACGATTCTTCACTGCAGGCCGCCCGCGCCCCGGTGACCGGGGCGCAGGCAGCGCAGCCGTCAGCTCGTGAGCACCGAACTCCTCTCGAGATCGGCACGCACGTCGTCACGGCGCTCCGCGGCGAGCGCCTCTCGGTGCGCCTCGTCAAGCACGGCGGCGAGCCGCACCCGAGCGCCCGTCTCTGCTGACCGCACCGCCGCTTCGACCATCGCCAGACTGTAGACGTTTGAGTGGATCTCCCCCGAGGGCGTCTGCCCCGAGCGCAGCACCGAGACGAACTCGGCGAGCGAGCCAGCGATCTCCCGCGCGGCGCCGGAATCGGCGGCATCCGGTGTTGTCACCGTCGGCTCGTCGAGGCGCTGCAGCCGCGGCATCCCCTCACCATCCCACGTCGCGGATCCGCCCGCACCCGTGATGCGCCAGGTGCCGTTCCACGACGTCTCGATGCCGTCGGCGCACCAGCTGCCCGTATACACGTAGCGCGTGCCTCCCTCGAACTCGAACGTCGCCGTGGCATTCGCCGCACCGTCGAACCAGCTGAAACCGGGGTTCCACTCTTCGCAGTACACCGCCACCGGGTCGGCGTCGAGAACGTAGCGCGCGGCGTCGAAGGCGTGAATCGCCATATCGACGAGCAGCACGTGGGGCATCTGCTCGCGGAACCCGCCGAAGTGCGGCGCCTTGAAGAACTCGGTTGTGACCGCGCCGATCTCGCCGAGCTCGCCGGCGATGGCGCGCAGCTGGGCAAGCTCGGGGTAGTAGCGGCGCGACTGGCTGATCATGAGCAGCTCGCCGCTGACGGATGCGGCTGCCGCAAGCGAGAGCGCTTGCGCGACGGTGGGCGCGGCGGGCTTCTCGCACAGCACGGGAAGACCGACAAACAGCGCCTCGACGTTCACCGGATGGTGCGCTGCAGGAACCGTGACGTTCACAACAGCGTGCGCTCCGGACTGCGCGGCAACCTCTGCGGTGCTCGTTCCCACGACGATGCCCGACAGTCCGGCCTGCTCAAGAGCGGCGTGTGCGGCATCCGTGTTGATATCGACGAGACCGACAAGCTCGACGTCGGGGTTCGCGGTGATCGTTCGAATCCACGCCCGCCCCATGCCGCCCGCGCCGACCTGCACGAGGCGCAGCGGCGCAGCATCCGTGATCGTTCTGAACTCGCTCAACTGTGCATCGCTCCCTGGTAACCCCGGCCGTTGTAGAAGTCTTCGGTCTCGTATCGCAGCAGCACAGGGTCGGTGCGCTCGGGCCTCAGGGTCTTGGCCCACTCGATGCCGTTCGCGATCACCTGACGCACCTCTTTCTGGTGGTACACCGGAAAGTCCTGGTCGCCCGGGCTGAAGAAGAAGATCTTGCCATAGCCGCGCCGATACGTCATGCCGCTGCGAAACACCTCGCCGCCCGAAAATGTCGAGAGAAACACGAGCTCGTCTGGCGCCGGAACGTCGAAGAACTCGCCGTACATCTCTTGCTGCGGAATGATGAACGGGTGAGGGATGCCCCGAGCAATCGGGTGCGAGGGGCTGACCGTCCACACGATCTCGCGATCTTCTTCTGACCGCCAGCGCAGGGTGCACGAGGTGCCCATGAGCTTGCCGAAGATCTTCGACCAGTGCCCCGAATGCAGCACGAGCAGCCCCATGCCCGCGAGCACGTGACGGTGAACGCGTTCGACGATCTCGTCTGCAACCTCGGCGTGGGCCGCGTGCCCCCACCACACGAGCACGTCTGTATTCTGAAGCACCTCCTCGGTGAGGCCATGCTCGGGGTCATCGAGCGTCGCCGTCGTGACGGACGCCCGCTCGCCGAGGTGCTCGTCGATTCCCTCCTTGATCGTCGTGTGCATGCCGTGGGGGTAGATGTCTCGCACGTTCTGCTGCACCTGCTCGTG contains these protein-coding regions:
- a CDS encoding sugar ABC transporter ATP-binding protein produces the protein MSQPLLTMSGISKRFGGAVALDDVHLDLHAGEVHAVMGENGAGKSTLMKILSGVYTPDSGSISLNGDAVTFQNPRDALTKGIAIIHQELNTVGDMTVAENLALGQEPKKFGAVLDRKSLRSSAREKLNRIGVDISVDQPLNRLTIGMQQMVEIARAIAEDAKVLVLDEPTAALSQSEAKRLFALVDEMRSEGMALAYISHRMEEVWQLSDRITVLRDGKWVSSTMRGEITPEHVVQRMVGRDVDNLYVHEDRAPAQVVLDVEGLTNGAGIGPVDLSVRAGEVVGLVGLIGAGRTELCRMIFGADRSSSGRISVNGHRVVIRKPSDAIRQRIGMLPESRKEQALFLDLSIRDNTAMSSLKLFTLGGVLKLRALRKAAQNEVKTLRIRSTSISQLVSGLSGGNQQKVALSRWLLVKPKVLILDEPTRGVDIGAKQEIYRIINDLTHEGVAVLMVSSDLPEALGISDRVLVFRAGKIVDEMSREEATEEAVMMAATGLSDNGPSTLSSKQLEGDE
- a CDS encoding ABC transporter substrate-binding protein, producing the protein MKTTKSLFLIGAVSIAAVSLTGCTSDLEAGGDTDGKVESVALMVQDLSNPFFASMNNGVKAAAEELGATYTAQDGRQDLAAQNDQIDAFIQQGLDVLLLNAVDSEGIGPAVDRAIDAGITVVAVDVGAKGAQATVTTDNVQAGEISCQALVDDIGGAGNILIVDGTPITSIQDRMEGCQNVLDENPDVKVVATQNGDNGREKALTLTTDMLTAHPDVVGIFGVNDPTALGAVLAAQQAGKTDIAVTGVDGSPEAVAEMGKDDSQFIATAAQDPYLLGTTGLEMAVKLRKGETLDDDLVLVPSSIVTREKLDEYDGWK
- a CDS encoding LacI family DNA-binding transcriptional regulator, with product MAARAGVSIKTVSRVVNGVTTVNPELAERVRAAAAALSYRANPAASALRTGAPSRTIGLLIKDLNNDFYAAIASAIADVARANGAQLITAPSGEDVTDERVVVRDLVRRRLDGLLIVPTSGDQSALAQEIDPHIPVVYLDRRPEGIEADSVVLDNVNGAREAVFALINDGHTRIAGLFDTLNMPTMHERLRGLKDAFVAAGLQHDDGLIATDLATPDAAFAATSTMLERDDPPTAFFCGNNRSGIGALRALWANGRSEPLVTFDDFELSDLMPRDFSVVSYDKHSIGRLGAELLFRRIDGEQFEPQSIVLPTHREKRGVA
- a CDS encoding class I mannose-6-phosphate isomerase; amino-acid sequence: MTAEGDASTFTPVFLGANQPAARFYDGGAKISRFRSTEASAPFTPEDWVASTTSLFGEHDLGLTVLPNGQLLRDAISTNPVAWLGDEHVRSYGPDSMLLVKLLDAGERLPVHIHPGGVFARAHLGARHGKAEAWHILDAGEIHLGFRRSVRPDEIRDWVDRQDVAAMLDAMHRVQVNVGDFIFVPAGVPHAIGKGVFLVEVQEPADMSILLEWDGYDLDGPRDGHLGLGFDRALEAVAAEAFTMGEINQLVTRADAGNTLPASADSYFRAETLRVEQPQRVDAGFGILISLEGAGTITTATGFHAPIARGDTVVIPHGCGAVTLSGASTILHCRPPAPR
- a CDS encoding Gfo/Idh/MocA family protein, producing MSEFRTITDAAPLRLVQVGAGGMGRAWIRTITANPDVELVGLVDINTDAAHAALEQAGLSGIVVGTSTAEVAAQSGAHAVVNVTVPAAHHPVNVEALFVGLPVLCEKPAAPTVAQALSLAAAASVSGELLMISQSRRYYPELAQLRAIAGELGEIGAVTTEFFKAPHFGGFREQMPHVLLVDMAIHAFDAARYVLDADPVAVYCEEWNPGFSWFDGAANATATFEFEGGTRYVYTGSWCADGIETSWNGTWRITGAGGSATWDGEGMPRLQRLDEPTVTTPDAADSGAAREIAGSLAEFVSVLRSGQTPSGEIHSNVYSLAMVEAAVRSAETGARVRLAAVLDEAHREALAAERRDDVRADLERSSVLTS
- a CDS encoding ThuA domain-containing protein translates to MSGITTPEYPIRVVVWGENRHEQVQQNVRDIYPHGMHTTIKEGIDEHLGERASVTTATLDDPEHGLTEEVLQNTDVLVWWGHAAHAEVADEIVERVHRHVLAGMGLLVLHSGHWSKIFGKLMGTSCTLRWRSEEDREIVWTVSPSHPIARGIPHPFIIPQQEMYGEFFDVPAPDELVFLSTFSGGEVFRSGMTYRRGYGKIFFFSPGDQDFPVYHQKEVRQVIANGIEWAKTLRPERTDPVLLRYETEDFYNGRGYQGAMHS